A part of Ptychodera flava strain L36383 chromosome 11, AS_Pfla_20210202, whole genome shotgun sequence genomic DNA contains:
- the LOC139143562 gene encoding bifunctional peptidase and (3S)-lysyl hydroxylase Jmjd7-like: protein MRPPRLLLTVFVIAICSARLWHTTVGDESSSELDVGRGHLKPFGFQRDPTETTEELDYVPHPVVFYEKYVKPHKPVVFRGAAKMSQAYHLWTEDYIKKEYGNLTVRLEGKSEGDSRVPRGEGGILGRDTLDHFMRNYQSMNAYVISQVPGPMEKDVAIPRCLLCGSFAKSIQEVHLFMSAGGGRTLIHQDPYENVHCVFNGTKEWLLIDPKQSDLVYLSRDSLQEFGGYSEVNIDTVDLTKFPKIKDVKFSHVTMNKGDCIYMPSGYLHQVRSNGYMNSAVAIWFSFFTKTHQFDSSDCMVGDSTESLRSIDFKPMSQVDVLWKYDGYSDLNQGHMDIYVLRTVLLTSADEDGKIWLEPFTVHFIQVHDDKEEDDDDDVSDEVQFMREQFIHLLDPDGRGYVTVEEINSLTIDQLKMLLLTFDPTDVSNTVEFEYSHISFEEIINLAENC from the exons ATGCGTCCACCGCGGCTACTGTTGACGGTTTTCGTGATTGCAATTTGCTCAGCTCGTCTGTGGCACACGACGGTTGGCGATGAAAGTTCGTCCGAGCTCGATGTCGGGCGGGGACATTTGAAACCATTTGGATTTCAACGCGACCCTACGGAAACCACAGAAGAACTTGACTATGTCCCACACCCCGTAGTATTTTACGAAAAGTACGTGAAGCCCCACAAACCTGTTGTGTTCAGAGGGGCTGCGAAAATGTCGCAGGCATATCACCTATGGACGGAGGACTACATCAAAAAAGAATACGGTAATTTGACGGTGAGATTAGAAGGCAAGAGCGAGGGTGACTCTAGAGTGCCGCGAGGCGAGGGTGGTATTTTGGGGAGAGACACTTTAGATCACTTCATGCGTAACTATCAAAGCATGAATGCATATGTGATATCCCAAGTACCAGGGCCAATGGAGAAAGACGTAGCCATACCACGGTGTCTACTTTGTGGGAGTTTTGCCAAGAGTATACAG GAGGTGCATCTATTTATGAGTGCTGGTGGAGGCAGGACCTTGATTCACCAGGACCCGTATGAGAATGTACACTGTGTTTTCAATGGTACAAAGGAATGGTTGTTGATTGACCCAAAGCAG AGTGATCTGGTATACTTGTCTAGAGATTCTCTGCAGGAGTTTGGTGGCTATTCAGAAGTTAATATAGATACTGTAGATCTCACAAAGTTCCCCAAAATCAAAGATGTGAAATTTTCCCATGTAACCATGAACAAAGGAGACTGCATATACATGCCTAGTG GTTATCTCCACCAAGTGCGGTCCAATGGATACATGAACTCTGCTGTCGCCATCTGGTTTTCATTCTTCACAAAGACTCACCAGTTTGACAGCTCTGATTGTATGGTAGGAGACAGCACAGAATCTCTCAGATCAATAGACTTCAAACCAATGAGTCAAGTTGACGTTTTGTGGAAGTATGATGGTTATAGTGATCTGAACCAAGGACACATGGATATCTATGTATTGAG GACTGTGTTACTGACTTCTGCAGATGAAGATGGAAAGATTTGGTTGGAACCATTTACTGTGCATTTTATACAA GTGCATGATGAtaaagaagaggatgatgatgatgatgtttctGATGAAGTGCAATTTATGAGAGAGCAG TTTATACATTTACTTGATCCAGATGGGAGAGGGTATGTGACAGTTGAAGAGATCAACTCACTGACCATCGACCAATTAAAGATGCTACTTCTCACATTTGACCCCACCGATGTATCTAACACTGTGGAGTTTGAATACAGTCAcattagttttgaagaaatcat AAATTTGGCAGAAAACTGTTAG